A single Triticum dicoccoides isolate Atlit2015 ecotype Zavitan chromosome 2A, WEW_v2.0, whole genome shotgun sequence DNA region contains:
- the LOC119353810 gene encoding elongation factor 1-delta 1-like isoform X1 has protein sequence MAATFNVNAEAGLQKLDGYLLSRSYISGYQASKDDLAVYSEFSVAPPSTCTNVARWYNHIDALLKLSGVTAAGQGVKVLSSVVPETSTTDVAEAPAADDDDDSDVDLFGEETEEEKKAAEERAAKAKASTKKKESGKSSVLLDVKPWDDETDMVKLEEAVRSIKMEGLLWGASKLMPVGYGIKKLQIMMTIIDDLVSVDTLIEDHLCVEPANEYIQSCDIVAFNKICKFLVPV, from the exons ATGGCGGCTACATTCAATGTTAACGCTGAGGCAGGCCTTCAAAAGCTTGATGGCTACCTTCTGTCTCGCAGTTACATCTCTGG ATACCAAGCTTCCAAGGATGACTTGGCTGTGTATTCTGAGTTCTCAGTTGCTCCACCATCGACCTGCACCAATGTTGCAAGGTGGTACAATCACATTGATGCGCTCCTGAAGCTGAG CGGGGTTACTGCGGCCGGTCAAGGTGTGAAGGTTCTGTCATCAGTTGTCCCTGAAACCTCAACTACTGATGTTGCTGAG GCTCCTGcagctgatgatgacgatgacagtGATGTTGACCTTTTTGGAGAGGAAACCGAAGAGGAGAAGAAGGCAGCTGAAGAGCGTGCTGCCAAAGCAAAGGCTTCTACCAAGAAGAAAGAAT CTGGCAAGTCATCAGTTTTGCTTGATGTTAAGCCATGGGATGATGAGACTGACATGGTCAAGCTAGAGGAAGCTGTCCGAAGCATCAAGATGGAGGGCCTTCTGTGGGGCGCTT CCAAGCTCATGCCAGTTGGATATGGCATCAAGAAGCTTCAGATTATGATGACCATCATTGATGACCTTGTGTCCGTCGACACTCTGATTGAAGACCATCTCTGCGTTGAGCCAGCCAACGAGTACATCCAGAGCTGTGACATTGTTGCCTTCAACAAAATCTGTAAGTTCCTTGTGCCCGTTTAA
- the LOC119353810 gene encoding elongation factor 1-delta 1-like isoform X2, with amino-acid sequence MAATFNVNAEAGLQKLDGYLLSRSYISGYQASKDDLAVYSEFSVAPPSTCTNVARWYNHIDALLKLSGVTAAGQGVKVLSSVVPETSTTDVAEAPAADDDDDSDVDLFGEETEEEKKAAEERAAKAKASTKKKESGKSSVLLDVKPWDDETDMVKLEEAVRSIKMEGLLWGASKLMPVGYGIKKLQIMMTIIDDLVSVDTLIEDHLCVEPANEYIQSCDIVAFNKI; translated from the exons ATGGCGGCTACATTCAATGTTAACGCTGAGGCAGGCCTTCAAAAGCTTGATGGCTACCTTCTGTCTCGCAGTTACATCTCTGG ATACCAAGCTTCCAAGGATGACTTGGCTGTGTATTCTGAGTTCTCAGTTGCTCCACCATCGACCTGCACCAATGTTGCAAGGTGGTACAATCACATTGATGCGCTCCTGAAGCTGAG CGGGGTTACTGCGGCCGGTCAAGGTGTGAAGGTTCTGTCATCAGTTGTCCCTGAAACCTCAACTACTGATGTTGCTGAG GCTCCTGcagctgatgatgacgatgacagtGATGTTGACCTTTTTGGAGAGGAAACCGAAGAGGAGAAGAAGGCAGCTGAAGAGCGTGCTGCCAAAGCAAAGGCTTCTACCAAGAAGAAAGAAT CTGGCAAGTCATCAGTTTTGCTTGATGTTAAGCCATGGGATGATGAGACTGACATGGTCAAGCTAGAGGAAGCTGTCCGAAGCATCAAGATGGAGGGCCTTCTGTGGGGCGCTT CCAAGCTCATGCCAGTTGGATATGGCATCAAGAAGCTTCAGATTATGATGACCATCATTGATGACCTTGTGTCCGTCGACACTCTGATTGAAGACCATCTCTGCGTTGAGCCAGCCAACGAGTACATCCAGAGCTGTGACATTGTTGCCTTCAACAAAATCT AA